DNA from Coffea arabica cultivar ET-39 chromosome 10c, Coffea Arabica ET-39 HiFi, whole genome shotgun sequence:
aaaataaacacacaGCAAAGCAAGCTATTTTCTAATTGCAACATTCAGCTTGAAACACCCAGAATATGGCAATTAGCTCTAGGAAGGAAATATTAGCATTCAAGAACCTAATTCTGGAGAGAGAGGAATAAGAAAGTCGTAGCCCATAAGCTCCACCTTCCATAATTCCTATGAAGGAACAATATGAAGAACACATGGCATTTCAATGTCCAAGTTCAAGTGAGGaagattaaaaataaatattttgagccaaaacaatAGGCAATGTAAAGAAAGAGACATGCATGTCCAACTTTAATCAGGTACAAGGCAAACTTGATAATCTTTGTATCTTGATGATGCAGTTTGAAACACAGCTTTAGAACCAAACCTGAGGTATCAGCAATCTTCTAGGAATAAGTTCTTCATGACGTCGAGCACAGAATTCCCAAGAGCATATCTATCAGGTTTTGAGAGAACACAGACAAGTGAAAAAGGAATGACTACAGGAAAATAAAGCTACTAGAATACAATAGTAATCCATTAACAACCTTCAGGTCTTGAGAGAATACAATACGAAGTTGACCATCTCGAACAACGCGAAGTTGCTCAAAGACACTCTCCTGAATTGCTTTTGCATAGTCTAGGACAATTTGCCCCGATGAATTCTGATATTCTCTGGGCATATCGACATAAAGTAGTTCTTCCAAAGTACCACTCTCATACTTTATCTTGAAAAGCCTGGGCAGAACCTCAACAGTTGCCTCTGAAAggcaattaaaaagaaaaaaattaatatgcTAGAAACAGAAAGAAAACACAAATAAAAGATAATCCAAGAGCAGCAACTACAAAATATCAATCACAAGGACAGCATTCTTATTATTGTGTTTAAAACCAACCAATGTTTGAACTAAATATACAAGGACAACAATCCCATACAGTGCTGAGCCAGCAACCAGAACATACCAAACCCACGCCCTGGTTTGCGGTTGCATATTTCACAGTGCCAAACATCCTGCAGAATACAAAAAATTTGATATGAAAATAAAGCGGGTCTAAAGAGAATTGAGAATATAAAACCAGGCTAATATCAAAGATACTGCTCAGGCTCATACGTACAAGTGAACATAGAGCATTTGTTCTTTTTGCTGCTGCTCGTTTGCTTATATAACAAGAATATGAATATATGGAACGCAAAAGTTGCTTTATACCATATCCTCAAAAGTGCTTCTAAGAAACAGTACGTCTTTTTAGCAGAAAAAACATAACCTACCTACTAAAGAACAGAGCAAAGTATCGTTAAATCCATTAATCCAAGGGGAACAAGAATCAGTCAGTTTATTCTGGAAAATGAGTAAAATCCCTTCTTTAGCAAATTTCCTTTTACTTTGCAATCAATGTACGTAAAAGTCCTCAGTATATTTAAAAGGACGTGCACATTTAACTTGACAACCAGTTCCTTCCTACGGTACCATTATAGAATAGAACAACAGACCTGAGGAAAAACTCCAGTCGTTTGGCGACCACTTCCATACATAGAAACACACCACTTTTTCTTCGCATTTGGAGCAAAATACTCAGCAACAAACTTTCTCCAGAACTCAATATTGTTGTCCTATAAAACATGTAGATCATAAATCTACAACATACGGAAAAAAAGGAGACTTTTAACTCAATGAAAAGTAGCCGACTCCATTGTCGCATCATTCTTACTTCAGGCCTATGTTGCTGCTGATACATGTAATGTGTCAACCGGCGAGCACACGTCCCTGGCTCATATACAGGATTCACAGGAGGCCTTATAGGCAACTTCTGTGCTTGATACTGTGGTTGCAAAGGGGATCTTTGTTGAGGTATAGACTTCAAAATTTGTTGCTGTTGCTGCTGATGTTGAAGCTGCATAATCCTCTGTTGATGCAAAAGCTGTGCAGCAGCCGCAGCTTGTGGAGACTGCCTAGACATGTGAAGGaactgttgttgttgttgttggtgTTGGTGTTGgtgttgttgttgttgctgctgctgctgctgctgttgttgctgctgctgctgctgatgtAGAAACAAAGACGAATCTGAATGTTGGGGCTCCATTTTAACAGGTCCCAGGCTCCTCATACTTGGTAGCTGCTGGGGCTCCATCTTAACAGAACCAAGACTTCTTAGAGCTTGCAACTGCTGTTGTGTTTGATCATTCGTCACCTGCGGTTCCAGCTTAACAGGCCCAACCCCTCCTAACCCTGCTCGCATTGTTTGAAATTGCTGCTGctgttgttgctgctgctggGGATTGTTTGACGCAGAGAACTGTTGCATTGGCTGCTGATTATGTTGGAAGCCTTGAGGATCAAGTTGTTGATTTTGCTGGGGGTCTGTCAGCATCTGGCTGCCAGAAGGATTTGAAAATTGTTGGCCCTGTACATGTGCTGATGAGTTTGGATTAGCTGCCATGGATGACATGAACGAAGAGGAGGGTGTATTAAAAGCCATCCCATTTCCAACAGCAGAAAGTGGATCAGATTCGGCGCCATTGTCCACAAGTCCCCTCTGAGCACTCACAGGACCAGAAAGCCCAGGATTTGGCCCCCCATTTGCAAAAGACTGTTGCAATAGAGACGAAACATTTGGCATGTTCCCAAGCATATTCATGTTACCAAACTGTGTCCGCGGAGAGACCATAGATGAAAATGCACCCTGAGAAGGCATTGCACCTCCTTGACCACCCAATAAACCAGAATTTGACCGTAATAATGATGGAGGAACAGACGGAGAACCACCAAGAGGAGTGGGAGGACCAGGCGGTACCATATTCCCGAAAAACAAACGCACTATCCACAAATACCTAACTTACAGAAAACCTACCTAATACGACATGAATCCCAAAACCCAGCTCCAAAGACATTAAATAACACTAACGAAAACCCTGGTACGCATCAGACACAACAGCCGCTGCAAGATTTGAATTTAATTAACTTTAAGAAGCTTAAAAGGTGAACAATGAGGGTTTAGACATTCCCAAGTCTATTGTGCACAAGAACAACGGAAACACCATGGCAGCCAGGCAAACTGCTGAGTTTGTCTTCAAACAGAAGTTGAAAATCAACGAGTCCGAAACATAACCAACAAGCTTTGGCTCTAAACATACTAAATTCCGGTTTTTTCTGCTAAAGCAACAATCTTTAGTAGACTTTGGCATCAATCTCTGCTACAAAATAATCAAACGAGCAACTGTCAAATATTAACACAGATTtccaataaaataattaaaaacttGAAAAGAGTAAAAATATCCACtataaatcaaatcaaaatctccaaaaagttcatgaattattaaaaaaagCTACTAAGATAACTAacttaaattgaaaaaaagaagCCCTATCTCACTAAGCtttcaaaacttaaaaaaaatggcACGAAACAGCACAGCATCGTATCCGAAGCCACCACTACTAtacttcaagttcaaatttcaattttccagccgcaaaaatccaaattaaaaagaaataaagaggaaaaacggaaatttccaaaattcaaCAGCTCCAAAACGGCAAGTGTCGTTGCCATTAACCACCACTCGATCAAGCCCTAAATCTCACAAGATAAACCAAGTCGATCCACAGCTCAAATTACTAATTTCCCAAGCCTCgtaaattcacaaaattaactaaaaaccaaaaagcaaaaagaaaaaaaatcaacaatcaCCAAAAACACTGTAAACTACTATAACTTACCAGAGAGAGTTAAATATTTCTCAGCACTTGCGACAGCGAAAAACCTCTCTGGAGGATTGAGATTGACTTCGAATTGAACATAAATTTACACTCTTTCCACACTTCTTCATTAACATTTCCCAAATTAATTCACAGATaagtaattaattaattgaaaattttactaCTACTGTTTCAGAAGCTACAGAGTTGGTATATCACTTTTTTTCCGTTCCGGGTCGTCCTCCTTAGGAATTTCAGTGCGTGTACtgcgtgagagagagagagagaagggagggagggagagagaagGGGGGGGAGAGAGTATCTATTTtagcttcttttctttcttggctgTACTTTTTAGAGAGAGAAGGTGCGTGGGTTTGTAGTTTTGTAGTACTGAATAGTAGTATATtttgtgtgtgagagagagcgTGTGAGAGTGTGTGTTCTTGCGGACGTCAAAACTGCATTCCATCGGATtgaattttctttcttcattcattcattccccctttctctttcttttctttcttttgtttaccttttctttttttttcccccctatTCTCACCCTCCCTCAAAATGAAGTCAATTCATCTTCTTCTCTTTctcataataaataaaatattattacgGGTAGGCTCGGCCTCTAAGTCGAACTCGTACCGTAAATTCATGGAAATGATGGGCTTTTCTTTTAATAgttacaaaatatattttttattttaatttttaatcatcttaaaattttaTAATTCCCATGCATAGCACAGATTACGAAcctaatatatatacatatatatatatatagtgtgCCATCAAAAACATATACAGTAATTATTAAATATATCACATCTACAaataatttgacaaaaaatttaatccaaataTTTTCCGGCACGTAACGTGTTGTATTAAGACCTTAAAAAGTATTAGTCGCCAGTAATcctataaatataaaatatttctttgctttacatctgtcattaacatattttttgaaaaatcaagtTTGAGGCGTcattggtttttcttttctcttttttacaataaaagcaaaaagttaatggtctgtttggattgtaagttatttgggattatttgggatatttttactgtagcactttttgtgatgtgatgtatgtgagataaaaagatattgggaagataaaaaggtgtattggaaattgtaaagatgatgtaagcaaataaaattgggaaaatatgaagcaatccaaacaaaccaaatggAGTAGGAAAGTGTTATCTCATTCTAAGGTCAAGGCAAATTATTGGTTCATTTTATAGCGCTtatgaataataataaaaaaaagaagtgcTAGGGTTTCGAACTCAAATTTCTCTTGAGGTGGAGTCTTGATCAATTATCATCATTAGCACACTTGGGCTTATTTGAGTTTACTTTGTAGATGTTGGTTCACCTAAAGAATTTAGTCTagattaaaaattatttaaaaatttttataaaatttaaatatgatatgtttgaaataaaattatgattaaaaataaaaaatattaaacaaCGTGCTTATgtggcaacaaaaaaaaatttttccaacTAACTCTCAATCCAAAGATTCCAAACACATATCAATAATTATACATATATTACACCCCATTATCACTCATGGGAGAGGATGGTATGATGTGATGGTGCATCAGCATCAATAGTGATGAGCGTGCATGCATGTAGGTGAATACCCGCCGTTCCGTTATTTTATGTCTGAGGGATGATCTCACGATTCTTACTCATGCACACAGTTTCACAGCTCACCGCTAGatttctgtctctctctctctctctcgcgaTCTCTCTAGGGCTCGTTTTGAATTTGGGACATCGGATTATTTTTATTTACGAAATAGCCATACGATTTTTATGGGTTCAGAACCAGCGCAGCGCTATTCAGATTAGGGCTGCGAATCGGAGCATTTGAGTCAGACTTTATCGGAGCATTTGAGTCAGACTTTTACAAATTTAAACTCAACTCGATTAGTTAATACGATGTTTGAGTTTCAGATCATGAGTTCCGGGCTAATATATGCAAAGCTCATATTTGATTCACAATACATTCAATCTTTGAGTCTAATTCGGGTTTAATCCAAACATACTAATTACTTCTTAATTTCCTTAAAATAATTACTATTACCATTAAGTAGTAAAGTTAAATTACCAtctataatattaaaactaaacataaattaggtatatatatatatatatatataataacgGGCCAAACTTTGTATATATAATTGGGTTGAGCATATAGAAGACTCAAGTTTGGCATATGTTTTAATCGGTTTCGAATCTAAACCTAAACTCTGTCTGAATCTGACCTAGAATTATAATAGACTTAACTCTTATTCTTTCGAATCGAGCTAGTTGAGTTCGGTCCAATTGAGCTAATTTGGATTAGTTCGATCCTATTAACAACCCTAATTTAGATTTGTTAGCTCGTGAAGTAATTGGACTTTCGATATAAAACCTTTTTAATAAGCATAAAATTGTGGTTGAATTTCAACTGATAAATTATTAAAGTGGAATTCAAACTTTCCCCAAGAACAAAAGGCCGAGGTCAAGCCAACTTTTATTGTGCCGAACCCAATTTTTTAGCGTGATTCGATACGAAAGGATCTAATAcggcaaacaaaaaaaaaaatcaattagaaaCTCTCCTCTTAGCGTCCTAAAGTGAATAATTAAAGAGTAGCTTTAGCGGCGAATATCAGTTGGTATGGCGTACCCAAAAGGAATGCAAGCGCCAACCAGAGTCGCTGCGTTTCTTGAACGAATGTTTCCTGAATAGGGATTTTATTTGTTACTTGGCCTCTTCTCCAAAGAGAAACCATAATCGTTACCCCTATTACACACACAAGTGCGCGCGCGCGCGTGCACACTCACACATAGAACAATTATGTATGTAtacaacacacacacacccatatgtatgtatgtatgtatgtatgtatgtattgtGAATTATAGAacaattttaaagttttaaatttattttagtttaCTCTTTGGATTGCTAACTCATTGGTAGAGTACTTGGTTTTAGTGAAACATGCagaattagaatttttttttccccaaagaGCTTGTTTTGATAGCTCATTATTCTAAAAATGTTATTTTATAGTATATGATTTTTAAAAAGCCTTTTCAAATAATTAGATATAAAAACAAACCTTAGACACCATTTATGTTCATTAGGATGCTACGGTagtattttttaatttgtggttgaagatttttctttttgccaaTTTTTCTATGGCAAAAGGGTAAATGGGATGTTGATGAATGTGTCTGATTTGAAAGGCCAATTGTGACATTAGAGGCCAGTTATGTTCAATTAATTGATGAACAACCACTGGTTGAAGTAGATTTGACTTAAAAATTTGAAGTTATATAGGCAGCTGAACCCTGTTTCGattgcaatttttctttgaaaaattactACATTCTCtagacacatttttcaatcacctttttctagacacatttttatctcacgtATATTAAATCATTATAGtgatttttctacaaaaagttcagaaaaatgcaatccaaacaaagcccctgttaggattgctatttttttgtagaaaaatatattataaaaattttatatatatatatatatatataagataaaaagataattattcacgaaaagtataaaaattttatataaaaaaaattatagtccAAACAAGGAAAGATCAAAGTGGGCCAAAGAAACGGTTCTTGGGGAggggaagggggggggggttcCCTATTTTTTAAGGGTTTTTTCTGGGCAGAAGAATTTGAAAGGCAAATTCATTTGTTTCTGTAcatttaattttgaaagaaaatctcCAAGTTGGTTTCTTAAAATAGATATTTCCATTTTGAAACGAATTAACaagtaaattaaaaaaacaatgaagtgaaatcagAATAAGGTAATAACTTGCACCTAAATAAGATACAACTAATTAAATGGACCACATCATGCTTTACCTCTTTAGATACGATGCATGTTTTCCTCTCATTCAACTGAATAATGGAACCGAAGAAACATTTCTTTGCCAAAGGAGATTGCACTGTTACCAGAAtggaaaaattaataaatgaaaTTGGAAGTTGTGCACATTCGGCTTTTACTATTTTAGTCCTTCACAATTGCTGTTTTTGCAAAAGAAATCATGGCAGTTCTTTGGATGTGATACCAAATCACGCTTTAAATGTGTCATAATAATGTAATCCAACAAATCTCATTTATGTCTCGTTTAATGTTTGCAAGGAAGGCATCAGCGGCACGCCATGTATGTATTGAATTGGTGTATTTGATAAGATTGCTTACTTTGAAAAAAACTCTTTGCACCCTTAATATTTCATCGATCTGTTTAACGGTGGGCAtttgttaaaatatattttagatgttgtatttttgaaaatataaggttaattagaataaataaataaataaatacaagagaggaataggtaaaattaattaaaaatatatatataaatgcacaggagaataataattattaatagtgtatatatatatatactagatTAGATAAATATTAGGTGTGGTAAAATGAAAATTCCGTATTTCATTTTAGTCTCTCAGGCCAAATTAATCTATAGTAATTTAAGTTTATAGTAGAATAATTCACCCGTTACCGCATAAGAAAGCATCATAAGTATTTTTTCTAAAGTATAAAAAATAAAGGATTGTAACAAAATATCCTAGAATAGTTCACCTCGTAccataaaatcagaaacaaGAACCCGAATATAGGCAATAACCGATGGCAAGTACGCGTAAATTAACGGTGGACAGTCTTCCATGTATAGAGTCACTATACCAACTATTCATACTTTTTTCAATTATTGTTTATAGCTCGCAATTTTGTAAAGAAATTTACGATTTTATAGATGTCTTGGGTGTCAAACTTATTTCCATCCTTACACATGGTTGCAGCCAAAATTTGCCACAGGAAAGCAAGGGcacgtttgataaaactaaaatataatatttgaagtttgaaatctaaaatttgagtTGTCGAATTCTCAAATACTGAAATCTTAACATCTGATAATATTCTGCATTAAGTGATAGATTAAGAATTTATCActtattattttgaataagaTTTACATAAGTAATTCAAAGCTATTTGATTAAGTAAGACCTTCTACTTTTAGTTGTCAAACATGATTGAACACATTAAAatctaaatatattaaattaaattatcaaac
Protein-coding regions in this window:
- the LOC113714911 gene encoding transcriptional corepressor SEUSS-like; the protein is MVPPGPPTPLGGSPSVPPSLLRSNSGLLGGQGGAMPSQGAFSSMVSPRTQFGNMNMLGNMPNVSSLLQQSFANGGPNPGLSGPVSAQRGLVDNGAESDPLSAVGNGMAFNTPSSSFMSSMAANPNSSAHVQGQQFSNPSGSQMLTDPQQNQQLDPQGFQHNQQPMQQFSASNNPQQQQQQQQQFQTMRAGLGGVGPVKLEPQVTNDQTQQQLQALRSLGSVKMEPQQLPSMRSLGPVKMEPQHSDSSLFLHQQQQQQQQQQQQQQQQQHQHQHQQQQQQFLHMSRQSPQAAAAAQLLHQQRIMQLQHQQQQQQILKSIPQQRSPLQPQYQAQKLPIRPPVNPVYEPGTCARRLTHYMYQQQHRPEDNNIEFWRKFVAEYFAPNAKKKWCVSMYGSGRQTTGVFPQDVWHCEICNRKPGRGFEATVEVLPRLFKIKYESGTLEELLYVDMPREYQNSSGQIVLDYAKAIQESVFEQLRVVRDGQLRIVFSQDLKICSWEFCARRHEELIPRRLLIPQVNQLGAAAQKYQAATQNASSSVSVPELQNNCNMFVASARQLAKALEVPLVNDLGYTKRYVRCLQISEVVNSMKDLIDYSRETGIGPMESLAKFPRGTNTSPGFHGQPQQSEDQIQQHQQTMGQSSNNDTPVQAASMQLPSSNGLANVNNPLNSASATSSTSAIAGLLHQNSMNSRHQNPMSSANSPYGGNGVQMPSPSSSSTLPQPQLNPSPFQSPTPSSSNNPPQTSLGGLPTGTHMNSTSSPNIAMQQPALSSDTDANDSQSSVQKIIHEMMMSNQLGGGMMGVNNMGNDMKNVNGIMPTSNNMGLTGNNCIIGNGVTHTNTGIGGSGYGSMTNGLSQAAMVNGIRAALGGNSVTMNGRVGMTMVRDQSMNQQQELGNQLLSGLGAVNGFNNLQFDWKPSP